In Ascochyta rabiei chromosome 2, complete sequence, one genomic interval encodes:
- a CDS encoding tRNA (guanine-N(7)-)-methyltransferase (tRNA(m7G46)-methyltransferase), with protein MALKRRDVVLAAVAIFVAWGYLTHWQPKLHYLPYAFVAGALATAGLQAWLTFTTAWSKELRCSRAEYGARHAAFVRPERWAAEVAALTKRNEYMMEPIYPASFVVSDSLDVLVGLVLRDFVKSWYGSISKSPTFVNEVDRAVRAALGDICERILAVDVVETVVSRLIPIITDHLRASYEAEQVVRGRKLMRNVTESEELDLAIAAKYKEGRLHPAASLAYSNTKPIQQQHLRSLAARLLPKIMPPSMMTSPAVNVLVKELVACAVLSPIMQLVADPDMWNQLMEGCGRTLLQERKTVRKLRAALDQQTPASPKITKNIQFPKLAPGDNERRFEKFIRAIRQTNTLADARRFRSEISSQLRKDSQIEDQDAVYLRRLETARSILDQKVANLSAGGSVRAKVEAKEKPKHKRTSSRFANASLREVLYDASGLSCFMEFMDQADLMRLVQFWIVVDGFRNPLEDEMDEEPVGQSGPLPSWTDSDRADIAQIHDAYLSKPGLKILPEARQAVTTFLKAGRKATPQQYHDARRALLQAQTDAYDQLQEPYFRRFKRSNLYYKWLAMDEAANPSRNVRTQSIAQTLDDPSAAAPAMTRSQSTQRPMLKLPAGDLRRAVASSSDLKGQGVIKEFEPPLRRSLDVQSPTTLRLPLFDDDYDTDTMVQSTASLDSDFGQNQPNGNNSQVVDAMHAALTDIMDEPEGSLFYDPSLKPPRDIESRKGSVDLTGALSPRPLMQNRKESERPSIASLGLVGAPRTRGVFNDDLFGDEEKFLEDEVDDPVARNKTDDEDIHEAAPGDLGLAEAIDALTADIERLVTQESIVDSLTSKAELTNNAAELRILRKSKASLQREIQRKELQRQQYIVQESDNSLYGRATVFIQSIMVGTEEDGKEYAMYVVEVKRKAGDQMPAATWVISRRYSEFHELHKNLRSKFPQVRNLEFPRRQMMLKLQKDFLHKRRLGLEKYLRELLQIPTVCRSRELRAFLSASAINPADTLKNAAETSDFVSRIYSSVADGMEEFLGNIPVLDQLSVAGQNLISAATTQLAATNSHPTDPNAPPGFEAGLGVGDAEAEAELLAFENKELEPFVKPICDLFLEVFSLNAQNNWLRGRAVVVVLHQLLGGTIERKVRESFTAFTSANSMASYIDKIKDIMWPNGRLKQPDPAALPRTQKDRDRSRREAQAVLETLVPELASSVVGRQNAVIAARRMGGMLNNERLNTHLVFTLVDEVVGVLFPDV; from the exons ATGGCCCTGAAGCGCAGAGATGTAGTCCTCGCCGCCGTCGCCATCTTCGTCGCCTGGGGCTACCTCACCCACTGGCAACCGAAGCTGCACTACCTGCCGTATGCCTTTGTTGCCGGCGCACTCGCAACCGCTGGGCTGCAGGCCTGGCTGACCTTCACGACCGCCTGGAGCAAAGAGCTGCGGTGCAGCAGGGCCGAGTACGGTGCTCGGCATGCCGCCTTTGTACGGCCAGAGCGGTGGGCGGCCGAGGTGGCAGCGCTCACCAAGCGCAACGAGTACATGATGGAGCCCATCTACCCCGCCTCGTTCGTCGTGTCCGACAGCCTGGACGTGCTGGTTGGCCTCGTTCTGCGCGACTTTGTAAAGAGCTGGTATGGCAGCATCAGCAAGAGCCCCACGTTCGTCAACGAGGTCGACCGAGCGGTGCGCGCGGCGCTGGGCGACATCTGCGAGCGCATCCTCGCCGTGGACGTGGTCGAGACGGTCGTGTCGCGCCTGATTCCCATCATCACCGACCACCTGCGCGCGTCCTACGAGGCCGAGCAGGTGGTACGCGGCCGCAAGCTGATGCGCAACGTCACCGAGAGCGAGGAGCTGGACCTTGCCATTGCGGCCAAGTACAAGGAGGGCCGCCTGCACCCGGCTGCGTCCCTGGCGTACTCCAACACCAAACCCattcagcagcagcacctGCGCAGCCTGGCCGCCCGCCTGCTGCCGAAAATCATGCCGCCCAGCATGATGACCAGCCCGGCGGTCAATGTGCTGGTCAAGGAGCTCGTGGCCTGCGCTGTCCTGTCGCCCATCATGCAACTGGTCGCGGACCCCGACATGTGGAACCAGTTGATGGAGGGTTGT GGTCGCACGCTTCTTCAAGAACGCAAGACTGTCCGCAAGCTCCGGGCCGCGCTCGATCAGCAGACGCCTGCCTCGCCCAAAATCACCAAGAACATCCAGTTTCCCAAGCTCGCGCCCGGCGACAACGAGCGGCGTTTCGAGAAGTTTATACGCGCCATCAGACAAACGAACACACTCGCCGACGCCCGGCGCTTTCGCAGCGAAATCTCCAGTCAGTTGCGCAAGGACTCGCAGATTGAGGACCAAGATGCAGTCTATCTGCGGCGCTTGGAAACAGCACGCAGCATCCTGGACCAGAAGGTCGCAAATCTCAGTGCTGGCGGATCAGTGCGTGCAAAAGTGGAGGCAAAGGAAAAGCCTAAGCACAAGCGAACGTCTTCTCGGTTTGCTAATGCTTCTCTTCGAGAAGTCCTCTACGATGCGTCGGGTCTCTCTTGTTTCATGGAGTTCATGGACCAGGCCGATCTGATGCGTCTCGTACAGTTCTGGATAGTCGTGGATGGGTTTCGAAACCCTCTCGAGGATGAGATGGATGAGGAGCCTGTGGGGCAAAGCGGACCACTACCTTCGTGGACGGATTCTGATCGTGCGGATATTGCACAGATTCACGACGCGTATCTATCCAAGCCAGGACTGAAGATCTTAccagaagctagacaagcGGTCACAACATTCTTAAAAGCAGGACGAAAAGCAACACCGCAACAGTACCACGATGCACGGCGTGCTCTGCTCCAAGCTCAGACGGATGCCTATGACCAGTTGCAAGAGCCATACTTTAGGCGCTTCAAGAGATCGAACCTATACTACAAATGGCTTGCAATGGATGAAGCAGCGAATCCCAGCAGAAACGTTAGAACGCAATCAATTGCGCAGACCTTGGACGACCCTTCTGCTGCCGCTCCTGCGATGACCAGATCGCAGTCGACCCAGCGACCCATGCTGAAGCTGCCAGCCGGAGACCTCCGCCGTGCAGTTGCTTCGTCCTCCGATCTCAAAGGCCAAGGCGTGATCAAAGAATTCGAGCCGCCCCTCAGACGGTCGCTGGATGTGCAGTCACCCACCACTCTTCGGTTACCGCTGTTTGATGACGATTACGATACTGATACCATGGTGCAATCAACTGCAAGCTTGGACTCTGACTTTGGTCAAAATCAGCCAAACGGAAATAATAGTCAGGTTGTGGACGCTATGCACGCTGCATTGACTGACATCATGGACGAACCCGAGGGGTCGTTGTTCTATGACCCCAGTCTGAAGCCACCCCGGGACATTGAGTCTCGAAAAGGTTCTGTAGATCTAACTGGAGCCCTGTCGCCTAGGCCTTTGATGCAAAATAGGAAAGAAAGCGAGAGGCCAAGCATAGCATCCTTAGGGCTTGTTGGTGCACCCAGAACACGCGGAGTTTTCAACGATGATCTCTTCGGCGATGAAGAGAAGTTTCTCGAAGACGAAGTGGACGACCCTGTAGCCCGCAATAAGACCGACGACGAAGACATCCACGAAGCTGCCCCGGGAGATTTGGGTCTTGCGGAAGCCATCGATGCACTGACTGCGGATATTGAGCGTCTGGTAACGCAGGAGTCTATCGTGGACTCGCTGACCTCGAAAGCGGAGCTGACGAACAATGCTGCTGAGCTCCGAATCCTACGCAAAAGTAAGGCCAGTTTGCAAAGAGAGATCCAAAGGAAGGAGCTGCAACGTCAACAGTATATTGTCCAGGAAAGCGACAACAGTTTGTATGGCCGCGCTACAGTATTCATACAGTCCATCATGGTTGGTACCGAGGAAGATGGGAAGGAGTATGCCATGT ATGTTGTTGAAGTCAAACGCAAAGCGGGCGATCAGATGCCGGCCGCAACGTGGGTCATTTCCCGTCGCTACAGCGAGTTCCACGAGCTGCACAAGAACCTGCGTTCAAAGTTCCCTCAAGTTAGAAACCTTGAGTTTCCACGGCGGCAGATGATGCTCAAGCTGCAGAAAGACTTCCTGCACAAGCGACGGTTAGGCCTCGAGAAGTATCTCCGC GAACTTCTCCAGATACCAACCGTCTGCCGCAGCCGCGAACTCCGCGCTTTCCTCTCGGCTTCCGCCATCAACCCTGCGGATACCCTGAAGAATGCCGCCGAAACGAGTGACTTCGTCTCCCGCATTTATTCATCGGTCGCAGACGGCATGGAAGAATTTCTCGGCAATATTCCTGTCCTCGACCAGCTCTCCGTCGCTGGCCAGAACCTCATCTCGGCAGCAACCACGCAGCTCGCCGCTACCAACAGCCACCCCACCGACCCCAACGCCCCGCCAGGCTTCGAAGCCGGTCTCGGCGTGGGCGACGCCGAAGCAGAAGCGGAGCTCCTCGCCTTCGAAAACAAAGAACTGGAGCCCTTTGTAAAACCAATCTGCGACCTCTTCCTCGAAGTCTTCAGCCTAAACGCACAGAACAACTGGTTGCGCGGCCGCGCCGTCGTCGTAGTGCTGCACCAGCTCCTCGGCGGCACAATCGAGCGCAAAGTGCGCGAGTCCTTCACGGCTTTCACTTCGGCCAACAGCATGGCGTCGTATATCGACAAAATCAAAGACATCATGTGGCCCAACGGCCGGCTCAAGCAACCTGATCCCGCAGCCTTACCACGCACGCAGAAAGATCGTGATCGCAGCCGGAGAGAGGCGCAGGCCGTGCTCGAGACGTTGGTCCCTGAGCTGGCGAGCAGTGTTGTCGGCAGGCAGAATGCTGTTATCGCCGCGCGCAGGATGGGGGGGATGCTGAATAACGAGCGGCTGAATACGCATTTGGTGTTCACGCTCGTGGATGAGGTGGTTGGCGTGCTGTTCCCCGATGTGTAG
- a CDS encoding pre-mRNA-splicing factor prp46, translating to MATTAPVPSSTEQLVRMSAKRTREIFAADFASSVALDHTANSAFSITATTPAPSTAADQVNVAARIRNEYEHVRQLPPALAAKMAAAASTAAERRKKIKSQNAEEQASDPKMRKMIDGASEKADKAKDAQSMALTLRAGGKGAAPNANGPTPNRNATSSSLVRKDTVRQTKPEWHQPWKVSRVMAGHMGWVRSLAVDPDNKFFASGAADRTIKLWDLASGQLKLTLTGHISAVRGLEISPRHPYLFSCGEDKMVKCWDLETNKVIRHYHGHLSGVYTLALHPTLDVLITGGRDGVARVWDMRTRTNVHVLSGHKGTISSIKAQEADPQVITGSMDSTIRLWDLAAGKTQTVLTHHKKSVRALALHPKEFTFASGSSQSIKQWMCPRGDFMLNFQPANSIVNTLSVNNDNVMFSGGDDGSMSFWDWKTGHRFQHTDQIAQPGSLDAEAGVMCSTYDKTGLRLIVGGSDKSIQVWKKDENATEETHPLDWQPTLGRQKF from the exons ATGGCGACAACGGCACCCGTCCCAAGCTCAACCGAGCAGCTCGTGCGCATGTCAGCCAAACGGACAAGAGAGATATTCGCGGCAGACTTCGCGTCGTCAGTCGCCCTCGATCATACGGCGAACTCTGCATTCTCCATCACCGCCACTACCCCCGCGCCATCCACGGCCGCCGACCAGGTCAACGTCGCTGCGCGCATACGGAACGAATACGAGCATGTGCGCCAACTGCCCCCGGCCTTGGCTGCTAAGATGGCGGCGGCAGCCTCGACAGCGGCAGAGCGGCGCAAAAAGATCAAGAGCCAGAACGCGGAAGAGCAGGCGTCAGATCCCAAGATGCGCAAGATGATCGACGGCGCATCTGAGAAGGCGGACAAGGCAAAGGACGCACAGTCCATGGCTTTGACACTGAGGGCTGGAGGAAAGGGCGCAGCTCCCAACGCGAACGGCCCCACGCCCAATCGAAACGCAACTTCGAGCTCGCTGGTGCGCAAGGACACTGTCAGGCAAACAAAGCCCGAATGGCACCAGCCATGGAAGGTTTCAAGGGTCATGGCGGGCCACATGGGATGGGTGCGGTCGCTGGCTGTGGATCCAGACAACAAATTCTTCGCCAGTGGTGCAGCCGACAGGACGA TCAAGCTCTGGGATCTTGCGAGTGGACAGCTCAAGCTTACACTGACTGGCCACATCAGCGCCGTCCGTGGGTTGGAGATCTCGCCGCGACACCCGTATCTGTTCTCGTGTGGTGAGGACAAGATGGTCAAATGCTGGGACTTGGAGACAAACAAGGTCATTCGCCACTACCACGGACATCTCAGTGGTGTCTACACACTTGCGCTGCACCCAACGCTGGACGTGCTGATTACTGGTGGCCGCGACGGTGTTGCCAGAGTCTGGGACATGCGAACCAGGACAAACGTACACGTGCTGAGCGGGCACAAGGGCACTATTTCGAGCATCAAGGCGCAAGAGGCCGATCCCCAGGTCATCACAGGTTCCATGGACTCGACCATTCGTCTCTGGGACTTGGCGGCTGGCAAGACACAGACAGTATTGACACACCACAAGAAGTCGGTCAGAGCGCTAGCGCTACACCCAAAGGAGTTCACGTTTGCATCCGGCAGCTCGCAGTCGATCAAGCAGTGGATGTGCCCACGGGGTGACTTTATGCTCAACTTCCAGCCGGCCAACAGCATCGTCAACACCCTGTCGGTTAACAACGACAACGTCATGTTCTCCGGCGGCGACGATGGCTCGATGTCTTTCTGGGACTGGAAGACTGGGCATCGATTCCAGCACACGGACCAGATTGCGCAGCCTGGTTCCCTGGACGCAGAGGCAGGCGTCATGTGCTCTACCTACGACAAGACCGGACTCAGGTTGATCGTCGGTGGCTCAGACAAGTCGATCCAGGTCTGGAAGAAGGACGAGAACGCGACAGAGGAGACGCATCCGTTGGATTGGCAGCCGACGCTGGGCAGGCAGAAGTTCTAG